GTCACCGTGCTCGGCCGGTCATCCGAGGAAATCGACTCGATCATCCAGGTGATCCGCGGCATTGCCGATCAGACCAACCTGCTGGCCCTCAATGCTGCCATCGAGGCGGCGCGTGCCGGGGATGCCGGCCGCGGCTTCGCCGTGGTGGCCGATGAAGTACGCGGCCTGGCGGCCCGCACCGCGCAGTCGACCGAGGAAATCACCGCGATGATCCAGCGCATCCGCGAATCCACCGCCCAGGCGGTGAAGAGCATGGACGCCGGGGTCAGCCGGGTCAGCGACGGCGTCGGCATGGCCCGGCAGGCCAATGCCTCGATCACCGAGATTCGCCAGGGCGTGCAGCGCTCGGCACAGATGGTCGACGAGATCGCCCACACCATCACCGAGCAGTCCAAGGCCAGCAACGAAGTCGCCGAGCGGGTGGAAATGATCAGCGAGGTGGCCCAGCGCAACAACCGGGCCATGCAGGAACTGGCGCAGATGCTGGTGCAGATGGACAATTCCGCCCAGGCCATGCAGGCCTCGGTCAGGCGCTTCGAACTCTAGCATTCAGTGTGCAGGTGGCGGCAACCCTGGCTGTCGCCCCTGCAAGCCGGTGGAACCAGTAGCCCGTGGCCCGACTCTCAAGGAGAGGAAACCCACAAGGAGTCATTGCCATGCGCCGTTCAAGTTCGCTGTTGCTCGCCGGCCTTTTTCTGGCCGCTGCCACCCAGGTCCATGCCGTCAACCTGCGCGACGTCCTGTCGTCGGGGGCGACCACCGCGTCGACCTACCTGACCTTCAAGGACAACAAGATGATCGTTCCCGCCCAGGATGACGCCAGCAGCTATATCGCCAGCAACGGCGAAATCCGCGGCCCTTATCTGGAGGCGGCGCTGCAGAAGATCCGCACCGACAACCCGGATCTGCAAGCCAGCGACATGGAGTTGGCCACGGCGATTCTCACTGCCCAGCAGTAACGTGCCCTGCAGTGACAAAAAAGCCGGCCCAGGGGCCGGCTTTTTCATGCCACGACTGCGTGCCAAACGGCTTAGCCGTCGATGCTCGCCTCATAGCCTGCGCTGTCCAGCAGCTTCTGCAGCTGCGAGGCGTCGCTGGGCTGCAGCTTGAAGAACCAGCTGCCGTACGGGTCGTTGTTGACGCTTTCCGGGCTGTCGGCCAGGGCTTCGTTGACGGCGATCACTTCGCCCCCAACCGGCGCGTAGATGTCGGAGGCGGCCTTCACCGACTCGACCACACCGGCTTCCTGGCCCGCGTCGAGCACCTTGCCGATTTCCGGCAGCTCGATGAACACCACATCACCCAGCGCTTGCTGGGCATGGTCGGAGATGCCCACGGTCACGCTGCCGTCGGCTTCCAGGCGTGCCCATTCGTGGCTGGTGGCGTAACGCAGATCGGCGGGGATAGAGCTCATGTTGTCGTTCCTCATCAGACAGGACGGCGACCACGCCGTCCGGGGAATTTAGCAGCTGCGCACGGGCTGTGTAAGACGCCGGTCAGATCAGCACCTTGCCATGGCGCACGAAACTCGGCTGCACCACGCGCAGCGGATACCACTTGCCGCGAATTTCCACTTCAGCACGGTCACCGGTCTTGGCCGGTACGCGAGCTAACGCGATGGACTTGCCCAGGGTCGGCGAGAAGCTGCCGCTGGTGATCTCGCCTTCGCCGACGCCGTCGACGCGCACCACCTGGTGTGCGCGCAGCACGCCTCGCTCCTCGAGCACCACACCGACCAGACGCGGGTGTTCGCCAGCCTCATGCTGGCGCTGCAGGGCCTCGCGACCGATGAAGGCGCGCTCGGTTGGCTCCCAGGCCACCGTCCAGGCCAGGTTGCAGGCCAGCGGCGAGGCCTGCTCGTCCATGTCCTGGCCATAGAGATTCAGGCCCGCCTCCAGGCGCAGGGTGTCGCGCGCGCCAAGGCCGATGGGGGAAATACCCGCGCCGACCAGGTCGTTGAAGAACGCCACGGCTTCGCCGGCCGGCAACATGATTTCCAGACCGTCCTCGCCGGTGTAGCCGGTTCGGGCGATGAACCAGTCGCCGTTAGGCAGGCCCTGAAAGGGCTTGAGCTCGTGAATCAGGCTGGCACGTGCCTGGCCGACCAGTTCGGCAGTGCGGGCGCGGGCCTTGGGGCCCTGCACGGCGAACATCGCGAAGTCGCTGCGCTCGCGCAACTCGACGGCGAACTCGCTGCGGTGGGCGCGCATCCAGGCCAGATCCTTGTCGCGGGTGGCGGCGTTGACCACCAGCCGGTAGGCCGGCACTTCGACGGTATCGAGCAGGTAGACGATCAGGTCGTCGATCACCCCGCCCTGTTCATTGAGCATGGTGCTGTAGAGGGCCTTGCCCGGGGTTTGCAGACGCGCCACGTCGTTGGCCAGCAGGCGCTGCAGATACGGCTTGGCATCGGCGCCCTGCACGTCGACCACGGTCATGTGGGAGACGTCGAACACGCCGCAGTCGCGGCGTACCTGATGATGCTCCTCGACCTGGGAGCCGTAGTGCAGCGGCATGTCCCAGCCGCCGAAATCGACCATCTTGGCGCCGAGCGCCAGGTGCAGGTCGTAAAGAGGTGTGCGCTGTCCCATGGGATCTCCTTCCGGGCGTTGCAAGGCTGGGGCGTGCGTGAAATGGGCCATTCCAGATGAATTTGGAGCTGGCTGCATGGCGGGCCGCAGCGAATGGCGCGCATTGTAGCCGCATGGTCGGGGCCGGTCATCTCGCACATTGGCAGGCGGTGTAACAAAGCGCCCGGCGGCCTCTGGCGAGCAGCCCTGGAACCGCGGGACGACCGCTTATCCGATTCGCTGGGCGGAACGGCGGATCAGCACGATTACCGGCAGCAACCCGACCAGCACCAGGGTCAGCGCCGGCAGCGCGGCGCGCGCCCACTCGCCTTCGCTGGTCATCTCGAAGATGCGCACCGCCAGGGTGTCCCAGCCGAAGGGGCGCATCAGCAGCGTGGCCGGCATTTCCTTGAGCACGTCGACGAAGACCAGCAGGGCCGCCGACAACACGCCGGGCATCAGCAGCGGCAGGTACAGACGCCCGAACAATGGCACGCCGCCGACCCCCAGGCTGCGCGACGCCTGGGCCAGCGACGGGCGAATGCGCGCCAGGCTGGTTTCCAGGGGCCCATGGGCCACCGCCAGAAAGCGGATCAGGTAGGCCAGCAGCAGCGCGCCCAGGCTGCCCAGCAACAGCGCCTTGCCGGCGCCACCGAGCCATGTCGACAGCGGGATGACCAGGCCGTTGTCCAGGGTGCTGAAGGCCAGCATGATGGCCACCGCCAGCATCGAGCCCGGCAGTGCGTAGCCGAGGTTGGCCAGGCCGACGGTGGCGCCCATCAGGCGGGTTGGTGCCTGGCGCCGGGCGAAGGCCAGCAGCAAGGCGACCGCCACGGTGATCAGCGCCGCCAGGGCGCCCAGGTACAGGGTATGGAGGATCAGCGCCAGGTAGCGCTCGTCGAGATCGAAGCGCCCGCGCTGCCAGAACCACACCAGCAATTGCAGCATCGGGATCACGAAAGCGCAGGCGAATACCAGCAGGCACCAGGCGCTGGCCGCCAGCGCGCGCAGGCCGCTCAGGCGATACAGCGCGCCGCTGCGCGGCCGCTCGACGGCGGGCCGTACGGCGCCACGGGCACGGCGCTCGCCATAGAGCACCAGCATCACCGCGAACAGCAGCAGGCAGGCCAGTTGCGCCGCACTGCCGAGGCTGTAGAAGCCGTACCAGGTCTTGTAGATGGCAGTGGCAAAGGTGTCGAAGTTGAATACCGAGACCGCGCCGAAATCGGCCAGGGTCTCCATCAGTGCCAGCGCCAGGCCGGCGCCGATCGCCGGCCAGGCCACCGGCAAGGCCACTCGCCAGAATGCCTGCCATGGCGTGTGGCCGAGCGTGCGCGCCGCCTCCAGCAGCCCCTTGCCCTGGGCCAGGAAGGCATTGCGCGCCAGCAGGTAGACGTAGGGGTAGAACACCAGCACCAGGACGATGATCACTCCGGCGGTGGAACGCACCCTGGGAAAACGCACCCCGCTGCCCAGCCATTCGCGCATTGCGCTTTGCACAGGCCCGGCGAAATCCAGCAGGCCGACGAACACGAAAGCCAGCACGTAGGCGGGAATGGCGAAGGGCAGCATCAGCGCCCAGTCCAGCCAGCGCCGGCCGGGGAACTCGCAGAGGCTGGTCAGCCAGGCCAGGCTCACGCCCAGCAGCGTCACTCCGATACCGACGCCGAGCACCAGCGTCACCGTGTTGCCGATCAGCCGCGGCAGCTGGGTCTGCCACAGGTGCGACCAGATCTGCCGGTCGACCTCGTGCCAGCTCGCCAGCAGTACCAGCAACGGCATAAGCACCAGCAGCGCGACAGCGAAGGCGATGGGGTACCAGCGACGCTGGGCGGGATGGGCCAAGCAAACTCCTCAAGAAACAACGCGCGACGCCCCGGCAGCGGCAAGGGCGTCGGCTTTACCGCGGTTAAATGCCATCCACGCTGCGCAGCGTTCGCTCAGCTTTGTCGGCAACGCTCTTGTTCTGCCATTTGGGCAGGTAATCGAGCTTGCGGGCGCGGATACTCTCGATGTTGTCCTGATACCAGCTGCGCGCCTTGGGACCGATAACCATCCACTTGGTGGATTCGTTCCAATCGCGGAACTGCTTGGACTGCAGGCCATCCTTGGCACTGGCATCATTACGGATCGGCAGCAGGGAAAAACGCGCTCTCCACACTCCCATCCGCGGGGCGACGAGCACGTAATAACGTTTGCCGGCTTCCAGATTGGCGGCGAGGAAATCGGCATTTTCGGACACCACCATGAAGAGGTGCTCACCGGGCTCGGCCAGGTAGGCGACCTTGCTTTTCGACGATACGACGCCGGCGAAGACGTCATTGCCCTCGGCGCGGGTGTCATAAACAGAGGATTGCACCGCACCACCGAGTGACGAGGGGCGCATGAAAACTACCAGCGCCTTGTCAGCCGTGGCTTGCGGTTCGGCATCGGCACTCGGCGCGACCATCAGGGCCGACTGGCAACCACCCAGCATCAGCAATACGAAGAGCATTCCCAGCAAGCGGGAAAATG
Above is a genomic segment from Pseudomonas argentinensis containing:
- a CDS encoding methyl-accepting chemotaxis protein, with the translated sequence MIGNIAQIAEHTRSARDIAEQSERLTTSGGQVIVGVVDGMNHIADAVNQSSQTVTVLGRSSEEIDSIIQVIRGIADQTNLLALNAAIEAARAGDAGRGFAVVADEVRGLAARTAQSTEEITAMIQRIRESTAQAVKSMDAGVSRVSDGVGMARQANASITEIRQGVQRSAQMVDEIAHTITEQSKASNEVAERVEMISEVAQRNNRAMQELAQMLVQMDNSAQAMQASVRRFEL
- a CDS encoding DUF2388 domain-containing protein, coding for MRRSSSLLLAGLFLAAATQVHAVNLRDVLSSGATTASTYLTFKDNKMIVPAQDDASSYIASNGEIRGPYLEAALQKIRTDNPDLQASDMELATAILTAQQ
- the gcvH gene encoding glycine cleavage system protein GcvH, translating into MSSIPADLRYATSHEWARLEADGSVTVGISDHAQQALGDVVFIELPEIGKVLDAGQEAGVVESVKAASDIYAPVGGEVIAVNEALADSPESVNNDPYGSWFFKLQPSDASQLQKLLDSAGYEASIDG
- the gcvT gene encoding glycine cleavage system aminomethyltransferase GcvT produces the protein MGQRTPLYDLHLALGAKMVDFGGWDMPLHYGSQVEEHHQVRRDCGVFDVSHMTVVDVQGADAKPYLQRLLANDVARLQTPGKALYSTMLNEQGGVIDDLIVYLLDTVEVPAYRLVVNAATRDKDLAWMRAHRSEFAVELRERSDFAMFAVQGPKARARTAELVGQARASLIHELKPFQGLPNGDWFIARTGYTGEDGLEIMLPAGEAVAFFNDLVGAGISPIGLGARDTLRLEAGLNLYGQDMDEQASPLACNLAWTVAWEPTERAFIGREALQRQHEAGEHPRLVGVVLEERGVLRAHQVVRVDGVGEGEITSGSFSPTLGKSIALARVPAKTGDRAEVEIRGKWYPLRVVQPSFVRHGKVLI
- a CDS encoding ABC transporter permease, which gives rise to MAHPAQRRWYPIAFAVALLVLMPLLVLLASWHEVDRQIWSHLWQTQLPRLIGNTVTLVLGVGIGVTLLGVSLAWLTSLCEFPGRRWLDWALMLPFAIPAYVLAFVFVGLLDFAGPVQSAMREWLGSGVRFPRVRSTAGVIIVLVLVFYPYVYLLARNAFLAQGKGLLEAARTLGHTPWQAFWRVALPVAWPAIGAGLALALMETLADFGAVSVFNFDTFATAIYKTWYGFYSLGSAAQLACLLLFAVMLVLYGERRARGAVRPAVERPRSGALYRLSGLRALAASAWCLLVFACAFVIPMLQLLVWFWQRGRFDLDERYLALILHTLYLGALAALITVAVALLLAFARRQAPTRLMGATVGLANLGYALPGSMLAVAIMLAFSTLDNGLVIPLSTWLGGAGKALLLGSLGALLLAYLIRFLAVAHGPLETSLARIRPSLAQASRSLGVGGVPLFGRLYLPLLMPGVLSAALLVFVDVLKEMPATLLMRPFGWDTLAVRIFEMTSEGEWARAALPALTLVLVGLLPVIVLIRRSAQRIG